caaaatcgatacgtagtatTATCACAGATAAAGACACTGGGAACAGTTAATATTAGTTATTAACATCCTTATCTAATTGATTAAGGCAATTTGTTTGACCATATAGATCGAACGTGATACACGTATATGCTTGAGGGACATACAGATTTAATGACGTGAACAGTGTTAAAGgtttatacatttcatttactAAAGACCGATTTCATGATACTTGTAATTTGTTTTGCCAGTGTGACTGGACCACTGGATCTTGTTTTTGGATCTTGATCTGGATCTTCCTCGCCATGCAGATAATCTGATTGATTCAATGCCCATTAAACAAACAAGCATTTTGTGTTCTTATTTATTCTTAATGTCTTTTATTACATATCAGATTATTTTGAAGAGATGGGAGACTTCGTTTATTTTACATCTAGCTGCAGGTTTGCAGCtctttttggaaaatttggGCTGACCTATTTACGGTCATAGACAATTCCATTAtacagaaacaaaattaaacttaaCATATTACATTATAATATCAAATGTGTTCAGTGCTTTTCTTTTCATTACAATAGAAAAAACTACAAGTTTTACTtgtttttttctacaattttgTCCAACAGCGTAGTGCAACTGGTTTTGAACAGCATCTAGTTTTGATCTGTAAAACCACCGCAACCGATTAGATACTacaatttttatgattattagcagaaattaaaaaaatatactttataGTTTAAAAAGTACCATTtcataaaaggttttttttagaaatgaaatgAGTATTATGTTACCTTATCCACATTAAATTCCCAATAATCTGCTCCAGAAACGTACCATGAAAAACTTGAGTGTATAGTGCCCTACGGGAGACAACCCTAACGTGTCCTATTAAGGTAAGAGCGCTCAATGATCATGGCTAGCCTAGGTATAGTTCACAAAATCGagggattaaaaaaaatggtttttttttaccaaagatAAATCTTGAAGAATTGCTATTTGTCCTGTTAAGAAGGTCATTAAATGATCATGGCTATATATAGTTCACAAAATCGAGGGGTAACAAAAATGGTTGTTTAGTTACCAAAAGTCAGTCTAGAAGAATTGCTATTTGTAACTTGTCGCGTTagataacaatgaaaaataatgccCATTAAGGCATTTTTTCAATGGTCATGTATCTATCATCACACAAGTCTTACAAATAATCTTATGCTTTCTTAAAGAATCTACACAATGATTCCTGTACCTTAGAATAAGTGGTAATAGAAAAATAGGTTTATTATACAACAAAGAAAGGAGACACAAAATTTGacacataatatttttaaaactcgaaaaaaaattttttacacAGAACTAAAATTGACTAATGGTTCTTTTTGATAGGTTGGAGATGACCAAGAGTTTGACTAAAATGACCATTTGATGTGAGTGATGGCTTGAAttaagcttttttttaaaattgactaTTTATAATAGAACTTAAAGATGATAAACATCAACCAATGCTATATCCACGATAAACTCAAACAGAGGCGCACCCAAAGAGAAACCCAACCAGCTTCTGGAAAACCATTTACTAtggaattatttaaatttgtgggggccaattttcataGATTGTTACTTTTTTGCTCATTCGCGGGggtgttatttcgtggatgcgtcggttcctctttcagtaacaaagataactctttcttaaattgtttttgCTGAGGATTTAGATTCGGGAGTAATTTATGAATGCACAGATTAATATCAACAATGATGACAACAAAATGTCAGACTCGTGTATATGAACAATGCCATTGATAAAACTACATCTAAGCGGGCATACAACGTCTATACGACGTAAAACTAAATACTACGGTATTGTGAATGAAATACCTAACGACTTTGAAACGACTTTGGAAACAACTTTAtatagcattattttttttatcactttgATCGGTTATTTATTACTTGGGTAAATGCGCATATGCAAAAAGAAATCAAAGGAACACGTAACAATCTGTGGAAAGAAGAATAAATCGCTAAATTGTTTTCGACGTCGCAATGACGTCAATTTGAAAGATTCTTATGGGATACGTTAAAATCCAAACGGACTGACGCTAAATTAAAGCactataaattaatgtttttaaacaataaaatcaattaaaatactGTATATGAACTCATTCTCAAGCACAAACATGCAATTTAAATATCCAATTAAAAACCAATTGTACGACGTATTCGAGGCGGGTTGATCGAAATGATATTGTCTTTCTTGCTTTCTTGGAAAAGTTTTTACCTCTGTAAAGCTATACCTCAAATAAAacacagaaaacaaaacacatacaaaaaaaaaaaacaaacaaacaaacaaacgtaATATTTGAAAGGAGTGAATGAAAGTAGAAAAGAACTATAAATGAACTTTATAGGCATAAAATCTATATCATAAATACTTGTGGGCAAAATTATTGCTGCATTCCATCATTTTGTACTTTGTTGAGAAACAAGTTTCTTAATCAATTGTAAACTTTAAGGGTATTTTAACAATGGAGTAAGAAAGAGGATCAGCGCTCAATGTTTCCAATATGCAATAAGATGTAATTTACAGAAATGTAGTGTATGAAAATGTCATTTCTCTTTTAATAATAGTGATGAAGTTTTTGAGACACGTTTTTCTCGGCCTATCTACAACATATGTAAAATATCAGTTCCGAAACTATGCGACCCAAATACTTATAACGCAGTgcgacattttctttaaaagcttaaaatatcatttctcgatattttgaatatgattttGGCTCGTTCACACAGCAAAGAATGTATTTTCCGGACgacttgtaaaatcttacagtTCTGAATACGTTAAACGctgtttaattttctgtaaaaaaaaaatcatacaataaatgTTTATCCACTTTAGGAATCGGACACACTTCACTGATTGCTAATTTCAATCCATGGGTCTCCTGTTCGACTTTTGGTGTGGAACAAAACTATATGATTATGACGTAAAGATAAAATTGATTCAGATTAGAAGTACATTTACTCATTTTTATCTCTCTATCTAAATTTCCTATATCCTAGATCCGCTGTcctcataaaaaatattgacgtcATGCAAACAATATATAAGAAGGAGAATGTAACCTCTCTTTGTCAAATACCCGATCAACTGTAATGGCGTATTTTACTTTGATCACGATTTTAGCTAGCCTGTTGGCGCAGGGTGAGCCACACGGGTACATGATAGATCCACCCCAGCGATCCTCCATGTGGAGGGTGTATCAAGGGTTTACTCCAAATTACAACGACATGGAACTCTTCTGCGGAGGACGAGAGGTAAACAATTATATCTACGTTAACATTTGAGCAGATGATTTTCTCTTTTAGTATCTTAAAAGTGATCCGATTTATGACTCATGATAATCGTCATGAAATCGTAATTGAACTGAAGAATCATAATGCAAGTACAAATTGTGGCAACGCAGTACTTATGATAAACTTtgtatttcatcattttcataaagattgtaaaaacatttttcattacaatattctaaaattcaatAACAGACGTTCAATATACAATTTGTCAACTTACActgttcaatttatttcattctGAAGAAACAATGGAATGAACTCGGTGGTAAATGTGGAACATGTGGTGATCCTTACGATGCACCAGTTCGTGAAAACGAGGCTGGAGGAATCTATGCAACAGGAGCGATTGGTAAGAGATACAAACGAGGAGATATTATTAAGGTAggccaagatttttttttatgaaagacgtataaatatatttcatatgttttcttttaataaataaagCCTTTTCGGTCAAATTAATATTGAACTACATATTCCATATTCTAGATATTGCAAAAACACTATAATCAGTTACGTCGTAATAATTCATAAGCTATTTCTCATATCGATGAAAGTTACatatgataatattttaaacatgtttatcaattatatatatGGAAACGTAAAAAGTTACAAACGatcttacattgtattttgaacAGGTAAAGATAGTATTGACGGCATACCATAAAGGTTACTTCCAATTTAAAATCTGTCCCCACAACAACCCCACACAGCGCGTTTCGCAGGCCTGCCTAGATCAAAATCGACTGACTCTGGCGGGAACCAACCAATACTTCTTCTACCCCACCAAGTCAGGGGTATACTATATAGACCTTCAACTCCCCCGAAACATGGAGTGTACACAGTGTGTTCTTCAGTGGCACTATATTACAGGTATAAACTACAGTATGAATTGTTAATTCCTTGATAacgattgattgattgatttagaAATCAACAGAATTTCTGAACTAATACTGTGCTAACGATTGATTGACTGATTTACAGGTATAAATCAACAGAATTCTGAACTAATacggttttatttttgtttgtatagGTAATTCGCCGGGATTTCCACCAGAGATGTTCATAAACTGCGCTGATATCGCTATTTCTCCGCCATAACGGGACCAGTGTTTGCTTAACAAAACAATCTCACTGTGAACTCAATTCTGCAATAAAATAgttgtaaattcaaaatatcttttttaagatTTCATTCTAGCCCAAtcgtcaccaaaattttcaaatcatccTACTCAGTTCTCAACTCAAAACCTTAAAATACCGGATGCCTAGTAATTAACTTGAGGAAAGTTCGTGACGACGGGGCCAGATAATAGAGCGCAATCACTAGATATTATTAAGTTTGCTGTTCACTTTCACATCCAAAAACGAAAGTGCAGCAGCTAGAATCCAGTATGCGTATCGAAAAATGTACATCCTTTCtacacatatatttaattttaatttatccGCAATTCCACGTTTTAATGCTCtatttcatgaattatactagAATTATTAAATAGGGATATCTAGAGAACCATTCCATCTGTCTTCTTATCTGCGATATCTTGTtctttgaacttttttctataCGATCGACCCTCCTTCAGAACATGATTCAAATAAAGCAGAAAGGCTCaagttgaaattgaaaatgacaggTTACAAGAAcgcttacattttttttatttctcaagcaactacatgtataacaacttcttttaattttatgcaCTAAAATGTAAAGTTCtttcaaatattcaaaactaATGGTTACTCCCGGCAGCTTTGCTTTCGGACGATGGGTCGATCTATCAAAGTAATTTGGAAAAAtctttaaggatgacgtttacccagaacgaaaaaaaaatccactgatgataatgaaaaaccatctattgtgtgttatagacctttgcttgaattgttatttttcactttcagaaaagtaggtcaatgacaatgacaataattaaacactttaaaaaataagatacagtttatgaatggtagtggcactaaataagtacacaacattaagatttcagcatcaatttcaaaaaataattcagtccgaatttcctctatcagttttcaaatccctacccatttttgattcaattttacaaaaaattgaatgatgataatagaaaaacatttatgataattattgaactacttatattgaccttattctgttggcataagatttatatgaggtcaatgatcaaaattttgagatatgatgtcttttatcgtttttaagcatttttcaatatttttattattcgtgccataagattattttaatgaataagtgaggtaaaaccaacggaaaatatgcaaaattacgtagacttaaatataaaatccaaaaaaatccaAACTTTTAATACTAGACTAAtgccaaaaaacttttagcagaaaacaaaatctgccaAATTTAGtatgaatttcctctgtttggctaaaagtcaatttttgcttgagcataattccataataaagtaaaactattgaatgttttgtaaataataatttattgaataaatactttttgtgtttagaacaaattttacctattacattgaactttttaacaatcggagtttgagaactcaaaccctgagtaaataacacccttaaGGGGGTGTCCGGTCATCTTATACATATGAGGACCAAAAAGCAGACATTTCTTGAGCTGACTTGTTTATTCCAGAAATTGACCAAAAAGGTACCTTATTTTGGAGACAAAGCTCAAATGTCCGAGATTCAACTTTTTCACAGCAAAtgattgtatgaaataatatcCCAAATGgaatataaattcaaatagtgcaaaaaatgatttttgttatTCGGTAGTTTTTCATATAAATCCGCATTAATGTTTATCAATTGCAACTACTTTTGGTTAGCAAGTTTTCCTATAATCCTAAAGTTTATAAGACTGATCCCAAAAAAGTTTTTGATATACTGAGGGATCAATCTTTTCGATAGTACGGTTACAGGAAAAGTTCTTATATTTCATCTATTCTAATGCGGATGTTTGGCAAAATACagaatttcttctttttttttacacttcTGTTCACTTCAGGGAGATAACTCGGGTCAGGGTAAAATAATACGCACAGTAGAGTAAATACAGATTCTTTTTATgttttggcattttttttttaaaagtgtctATGGGAAAAATTCATGAGGAGTGGATCGGAAATAAGTTTGACCTACATGAATAAGAAAGACGAATTACCTTGAATTAAGAATGATTTGGAATCATAGCAGAGTCATTTGTAGCTGTATAGTGGGAGTAATGAACGCTAGCAATTCTTTTAATATCCACAATGATAACGCACTATCCGTCGGACTCGTATTCATGAACAATGACATCGTCAACACTGCATCCCAACGGACACTAAGGTTGACACATTGTCTGGGAAACCATTATCACTGTTATAGCACTGTAATTTATAAGTGTACAGAGGGATGGAGAACATTTAGCAATGTGCCTCTTTTGGAAAACAATCATCACTATAGAAGTAGAATTATAATTCAATGTGCCTCTTTTGGAAAACAATTATCACTATAAAAGTAGAATAATTCGATCAATGGCATACTCACAATGATGATACACAAGCTTATCAAAAATGATGTAACTTATTTTCTATCAGAGTCGTTTCTGCGACACACTGCATATCAAATGGCAATGTTAAAGACGATGTTAAAGACAGAGTCTTACCttgtttttttactttatcTATATATCCaaagaatatttgaatatacatgtccATTAtgagtttagaattttcaaaatatcttaatatgaCTATCAATCAGTTTAACCCTTTAACCCCCAGAACTTTTCACAATTTAAGAAAAGAAAGTTATATGATAACAAATTGAATTTAACTTAttactggttatttttttttttacacaaataacTATGTATGGAATGAAAGATATTTTGTAgctgattttaaatttgaatatacatgtccATTCTAagttaagaattttcaaaaatcttataTGACTATCGATCAGTTTAAGTTGCAGGTTTTAGGGGACATGCTAAGAATGATGTCCATGATAATTCTCtcttgttaaaaattgtttttcgaCAGATGTCGATTTTCTATTGTAACCGTTACTGCAATGCAAAATTGTGTGTTATAAACTACAAACGTCATAAAGTGAAACTTATTTAGACATAATGCAATTGTATCACACACAAGTCATTGagtcaaacattaaaaaactaTACAGGCATACATCTTCACGTCTACTACTTGTTGGTAATATCACCATGTAATACAATGTTTGTTACGTTCCATCATCTTTAATGACTTTTCTAAAGAAAAAGGTTTACTCGTTGTAAACCACTActgagaagagagagagaaagagagagagagagagagagagagagagcaacaaaaatgcaatatataatattttctatgataattttcattattgttaTCTTTAAAACCGTAAAATATGGTGGCATGGATCTGCCACCACTAGTCAGATAATTATACTGACTTGTCGAATGAttaagtcgacttgtcagatatttatgtcaacttgtcaggAAATTATTATATTGCctagaaactcaatattttgttttcaaagcgTGCTAGTGCCACTAATTGTCATTAACTTGTCATcataatatctgacaagtcgacataatcatctgacaagtcgacacaattatctgacaagtcgacataatgatcttacaagttaacataattatttgacagaaaaaataaaatgaagaaaattatcattcatattataagtcgacttgtcagataatgatgttgacttgtcagattattatgtcgacttgtcaaataatgatgtcgacttgtcagatgattatgtcaacttgtcagatccttatgtcgacttgtccGAAAATATTATGTCAACTTGATGGCACAAATTTGGCGTGGAAACGGTTTagtgttgaattttttcaaCATGTGAATAAGTGACAAATCGACTTtaagatctgacaagtcaatataattatctgacaagtcaacatcaagatctgacaagtcgacataatgatctgacaagtggtggcagatctatgccaccatagtaAAAGATGTATAAAATATCTAAAGTTTAAATCGGCCCAAAATCAAAAGTAGAATGTAACCTCTCTTCGTCAGATACACGATCAACTGTAATGGCGACGCGTATTTTACTTTGATCACGAGTTTGTAGAATAACTTATTTAATCTTATATACCTAAGACCAGTTTGCAGTTTTTTTTCCTTGGAGGGTGGGGGTGGGAGGGGGTTCTTTAAAAATAGCTAGCCTATTGGAGGTAGGTGAGCCACACGGGCACATGAGATCTAGATCCTTTTCTTCCATTCAATAGCCAGGGATTGTTAAAAACAGAGAACTTCACCTTTTCATCATATACAGTTAATTCACGCCTTTCCTTTCAGTTTGAAGACGTTTATAATAGTCTTTTCATAACCCTTTTTTTATTCTACTTATCGAATGACaatatacacatgcatgtatttctaATGCATTGGTCATTACCTGATTACTTGTAATTTTCTGGACTCTAGCGTGAAGATGTTTTAAGAATTCGAAAACAAAATTGTGTTTTCTCTAAAGAATTAAACCTATTTAATGTGATACTTTTTGTCGTATGGAAACTTATTTCGAAGACTATAGGTGTAGATTTAACGTACGTGCCATATTaatgaatgtttatattttgaaatggcatTGTACTACATGTACCGTACACCTGTAATGATTCTATCCAGATATATTCACATCATGGGGAAATTTTacttttctgtattttttttaggttagaatttgttttaatagaaataaaatcagaaaaccTGTCTTATTGAGTAGATTTAATGAAAACTGGATGAACTTAAAGCCAATTTTTCCTCCCTCTACTAGCATATAACATACACATCAATAATAGCTTGTCGGTACTCGATGACAAAATAGAAAATAGAAAAAGGATAACCTTTTGTTTTCGTatcatatattaataaattttctgttgACTTCATAAGTGTAACAAGTACTTCTTcgcaaaattgattttatagatCTAATATTTTGATAACGAATTACATCAATatctatgtttaaaaaatctacaTTGCACGTGATCGTCAAGAATACTACTCTGTTGATCTGCAGAAACAAATTTCACTGTTTGTCGTTCTGCAGAGGTCAGAAGTCAGGGTGCAAGTTGTTTGACAACTCTTATCCATGGCGGTTTGACCCTCGAAAGGACCTATTGCTTTACACTCGATAGGTCGACACTGACATTTACAGCGCATTGGTGTGCAGGAGGCTGTGGACTTTCGACAGTGCTCGTTGCAAAAGTGCTCATCGTCCAGGCTTTGTCCTTCACACATTAGGATACCAGTGGAGCAGGACAGTATACCAGCCTgcgttgtcgttgttgttgttgttgttaggTCACTCGTTGATGACGTGAAAGTTGTTTGTTCCATTATGTTGTTGTCATCGGCGAATATCGCGATATCGGCGCAGTTGACGAACATTTCCGGTAGATATCCAGGAGAGTTACCTACAAAATCACAATTTCATTTTCCTTAAGATATCTTAAGAACAATCACAAAATGAAAAGTACGGCAAATGTTAGTACTAAAGCGAAATCGAACGAAAGATATGCATCGTATCTTACATATAAATAgcgatttattttttctttcaatatacTCGCAAACTGACAAGCCTTTAGTTACTTTATTATAGCATAAAGGCATTGTTTTCTGAAGAGTACTCGGTTTTGGTAATCGTGTAATGCACGAATACGTGGGTATTAAATTTCGTTACCCGTGGTATATGTCCACTGAAGAATACACTGTGAACACACCATATCCGGCGGAAGTTGGAGAT
The nucleotide sequence above comes from Magallana gigas chromosome 2, xbMagGiga1.1, whole genome shotgun sequence. Encoded proteins:
- the LOC105320934 gene encoding uncharacterized protein; this encodes MIDPPQRSSMWRVYQGFTPNYNDMELFCGGREKQWNELGGKCGTCGDPYDAPVRENEAGGIYATGAIGKRYKRGDIIKVKIVLTAYHKGYFQFKICPHNNPTQRVSQACLDQNRLTLAGTNQYFFYPTKSGVYYIDLQLPRNMECTQCVLQWHYITGNSPGFPPEMFINCADIAISPP